The DNA sequence CACAGGTTTATAACCTGTTGCCTGAGGCCTGTAACCTTTAACAAGAAAAGTTCAAGGAGAAAGGTAATATGTCAGAAGAAAAGAAAAAAGGTGGTTTTTTCAGTGCAGTGAAAGAATTTGTATATGGCGTTGCGGCACATGACTCGGCGCGTTTTGCCCTCAAGTCACGGGCGAGCATGGAACACCTCTTTATCCTCATTACCATGGGTGATATGCTCGGGGTACCGATCCTCCCGCCTTATTACTCTTTGCGCCTCTTACCCTATGTTGTTCCTCAGATCTCAACATGGAAGCGGAGGATGCTGAAAGAAAAAGACTTAACAGACGGATTGGCTTAATGCACCTGAATTTCAAATTTCAAATTTGAAATTTGAAATTCTAAGATAAAGAAGTGCTGTGAAATTTGAAATTTGAAATTTGAAATTCTAAGATAAAGAAGTGCTGTGAAATTTGAAATTTGAAATTTGAAATTCTAACAAGGGGGTGGTTCCCATTTCATTAGTAAAAATTTTTGATGAATTTCCGGAACGGCGTTACATTATGTTCGGTGGGAAAGGCGGACTCGGTAAAACAACCTTTTCTGCGGCTACTGCCTACTATCTCGCGAAACAGGGAAAACGTGTTCTCGTTTTTTCCGTAGACCCGCAGGCATCTCTGAGCGATATATTCAAAAAGGATATATTCGGAAAAGGACCGACAGAGATCATGCCGAATCTCTATGCCCAGGAGATCGATGCTGACCGCAGGGTCAGGGAATACCAGCAGGAGATACGAAAAAAGATCATCGACATGTACGGCATGGACAAAATCCCTGACGAGATCGAGAGCTATATCCAGGCAGCTGCAGCGGAGCCTGCAATGGAAGAGAGCGCCATCTTTGATGAGGTCGTCGACATCGTTGTCCATGGCGGGTACGATTACTATATCTATGACCTCGTACCTTTAGGCCACGCGCTGTATTACCTGAGCATGGCATCGGTATACGATGAATGGATAGACAAGATCACCAATCTCCGCCAGCAGATGCGTGAATATGACCAGGTCGCGGCCGTCATACGCCGTGACAAGGAGCTCGACGAGGATGCGATCCTCAATGAGCTTCTCTACATCAAGGAACGGATCAATAAATCGTCAGGCATCCTGACAGACAAAGAAAAGACCGCCTTTTTCTTCGTTTTAACACCGGAACAAATGATAATCAATGATACGCTTAAGGCAGCGGAGCTCTTTGCGAAATTCGATGTCCCGCTGAGCGGATATATTATTAACCGTGTTCTGCCTCCCGAGCTGAAGACCCAAAAGATACCGGAGTATCTCAAAAACCGGCTTATTATGCAGGATAAGTACCTTAAGGTCATTGATGAGGTTTTCAAAGATCAGATACTCGCCTCTGTTCCGGAAATGGAACGGGATGTTACCGGTCTTGGTATGATCGAAAAGCTCGCAGATAAGATGTTTTTTTGAGGTCATTCTCATAAACAAGGAGTCTCACATGGACCAAATCACAATTAGCATGACAAAATACATGAACGATCACCCGAATCTCAAATATATCTTTTTCGGGGGAAAAGGGGGTGTCGGCAAGACTGTTATGGCCGGCACAGCAGCGTTATGGTCTGCCAAGCAGGGCAAGAGGACCCTCCTCGCTTCCACAAACCCTGTCCACAGCCTTTCTAACCTCTTTGAAAAGGATGTCT is a window from the Syntrophorhabdaceae bacterium genome containing:
- a CDS encoding TRC40/GET3/ArsA family transport-energizing ATPase, with the translated sequence MFGGKGGLGKTTFSAATAYYLAKQGKRVLVFSVDPQASLSDIFKKDIFGKGPTEIMPNLYAQEIDADRRVREYQQEIRKKIIDMYGMDKIPDEIESYIQAAAAEPAMEESAIFDEVVDIVVHGGYDYYIYDLVPLGHALYYLSMASVYDEWIDKITNLRQQMREYDQVAAVIRRDKELDEDAILNELLYIKERINKSSGILTDKEKTAFFFVLTPEQMIINDTLKAAELFAKFDVPLSGYIINRVLPPELKTQKIPEYLKNRLIMQDKYLKVIDEVFKDQILASVPEMERDVTGLGMIEKLADKMFF